One part of the Vibrio ponticus genome encodes these proteins:
- the ilvD gene encoding dihydroxy-acid dehydratase produces the protein MSNCGNCGNCGSHFSSILQGDDGALKRALYKSMGHTDSDLRKPVIAVVNSYTNATPGHVNLNDVATRVMDGIRQAGGVPMMFGTIAPCDGIAEGHLGMRYILAAREVITASIEIMVRAHRFDGMVLLGSCDKIVPGMLMAAARLDIPAILVNGGPMYPAEYQGKHWDGNIVTEAIGWKQRGEISEEEFRQIEDLAEPGPGSCTMYGTANTMSCLAESLGMALPQTSTIPAIDSARFEVGFAAGERIIQLVHDGITARQILTKEAIHNAMCALLATGGSTNAILHLQAIHYEAGLGNLPLTEFDKLSRKIPLLAAIYPASEHDMIDFHNAGGIAAVEKQLMTQLKLDALTVAGTKQHVLEAVQVSAENPVISCLSKPIKPDAGVAVLNGNISPLGAVIKPAAVPEHMYQFAGPAVVFDSEQEAIDRIQQGGIAKGSVLVLRYEGPKGGPGMPEMYKPMKFLEGMALANDCALITDGRFSGSNRGLFVGHISPEAADGGVIALIKDGDIIEIDIATRTLVLAVDELELQSRYSRWQPLNKHVPSGFLNLYRERAASAAEGAVLR, from the coding sequence GTATAAGTCTATGGGTCACACGGACAGTGACCTTCGGAAACCTGTTATCGCCGTTGTAAATAGCTATACAAATGCCACTCCGGGGCACGTTAATCTTAATGACGTCGCTACCCGAGTTATGGATGGCATTCGTCAAGCGGGTGGTGTTCCTATGATGTTCGGCACGATAGCCCCTTGTGACGGGATTGCTGAAGGTCATTTGGGTATGCGCTATATCCTTGCTGCACGAGAAGTCATCACTGCTTCAATTGAGATCATGGTTAGAGCACATCGTTTTGATGGCATGGTACTACTTGGTTCATGTGACAAAATTGTCCCCGGAATGCTGATGGCTGCGGCAAGATTGGATATTCCAGCGATTTTGGTTAATGGTGGCCCTATGTATCCTGCGGAATATCAGGGCAAACACTGGGATGGAAATATTGTCACCGAAGCAATTGGTTGGAAACAACGTGGTGAAATTTCAGAAGAAGAATTCCGTCAAATCGAGGACTTAGCTGAACCCGGTCCAGGCTCTTGCACCATGTATGGTACGGCGAATACGATGTCTTGTCTTGCAGAGTCGTTAGGCATGGCATTACCTCAAACATCAACCATCCCAGCGATTGACTCAGCGCGTTTCGAAGTTGGCTTTGCTGCAGGTGAAAGAATTATACAGCTTGTGCATGATGGCATCACTGCTCGCCAAATTTTGACTAAGGAAGCTATTCATAATGCTATGTGCGCACTGCTTGCCACTGGTGGGTCGACTAATGCGATCTTGCATCTGCAAGCTATTCATTATGAGGCTGGACTTGGTAACTTACCTCTCACGGAATTCGACAAACTCAGCCGTAAGATACCATTATTAGCGGCCATTTATCCGGCTTCTGAGCATGACATGATAGATTTTCACAATGCTGGTGGTATTGCTGCAGTTGAGAAACAGTTGATGACTCAGTTGAAACTTGATGCATTGACGGTTGCAGGAACAAAACAACATGTTCTTGAAGCAGTTCAGGTATCGGCGGAAAACCCGGTGATTAGTTGTTTAAGTAAGCCCATCAAGCCAGATGCTGGGGTGGCCGTGCTTAATGGCAATATCTCTCCTTTAGGAGCAGTGATAAAACCTGCAGCAGTGCCTGAACATATGTACCAGTTTGCGGGTCCTGCGGTTGTCTTTGACTCAGAGCAAGAGGCGATTGATCGTATTCAACAGGGTGGTATTGCCAAAGGTAGTGTGCTCGTATTGCGATATGAGGGACCCAAAGGCGGTCCTGGTATGCCAGAAATGTACAAACCTATGAAATTCCTAGAAGGGATGGCGTTGGCGAATGACTGTGCTTTGATTACTGATGGGCGATTTTCTGGGTCAAATCGAGGTTTATTTGTGGGACATATTTCTCCTGAAGCTGCTGATGGAGGAGTTATCGCATTGATTAAAGATGGTGACATCATTGAGATTGATATTGCCACTCGCACACTGGTTTTGGCGGTTGACGAACTAGAGTTGCAGTCCCGTTATTCGAGATGGCAACCATTGAATAAGCATGTGCCATCAGGGTTTCTTAACCTTTATCGCGAACGCGCAGCTTCAGCCGCAGAAGGAGCAGTATTACGATGA